Part of the Ignavibacterium album JCM 16511 genome, CAATTCACTACTTTCGATGAACTTAATCTGCGGTCTACTTTTTAATGTAGTGATAAATGGTTTTGTCGGAATGTTTACCCACGCGTGTCCGGCTTCACCTTCATCATAAAAGTAACCGAGATTTTTATACTCAATACCAGTTGTTTTATTCAGAATATTGAAAGTCCCGTTTGCATTTATTTTTACTTTCAGATATTCATTTTCAATGATATTCTTTTTCGATTTGGTGTTTTTTGACTTTTGAATTATGACATTTGACTTTTCAATCGTCTTAACCGAAAAAGCTTTATATCCAAACGACGGAATTTCATTCAATTGAAGTAAACAATGATAGCGAATCATATCAAAATACATTGGACGATCAATCATTTGCTCGAGTACCGGCTGAACAGGTTTTACTGAAATTATCTGAAATGGAATTTTATTTCCCTGAGAATCTTCGACAACCAAATCACCTGTATCAAACTCTTTTGGAATATCAATAAAACATTCTGCGACTTCGTTTCTTACAAACTGAGTTGGATTGAACGCAATTAAGAAAATTGAATTTGCACCTGAACTTGAACTGGAACCACTTTCGAGTACTTTCAGATTGATGTTTTTACTGATAAACTTAATCGCTCTTTCAAAAACACCTTTTGATATTTCAATTGCTTGCTTGTATCTGCACATCATATCTTCGTGAACTTCATCAAGACTACAGCCACCGATTGAATCGTGTGCAGAGTTTTGAACAATCAAATCCCAGGCGAGTTCTGCGTAATTATCTTTAATGTCTCTGCCAACGAGGGCGGAAAAAACATTAAATGGTTCTGCATAGAATTGAATCCATCTTTCAGCTTCGAAATTTTTTTGCTTTAAGTACATTCGTGCAGAAGTTGTATAGCCATAAAGATTGCCGCTTCTTCTGTCGAATTGTGCGCTTCTTCTTTCGCCATAAACTTTTTTCAATGAATTGACATCAACACTTTCAAACAGAGCTTTTGCATAATCTTCAAGTGTTGAGTGAACTACATTTAACTCGGGAAATATTTTTTTTATGTCTTTGATTATTCTTACTGTTTTTTCATTAGGACCACTTGAATCGTGTCCTTCCATCCAGATTATATGCGGTGTTGTAAAATCATTTACCTGATCCTGAATAATTGCTTTAACTTGCTTTTCGATATTTTCCGGATAGTATCCGTCAACCGGTTCAACTATAAAATAATCTTCATCAACTAAAAGTTTATCTGCAAAGTGGAATGGAACTCCGCCTTTGGACCACTTGTATTCAATGTCAAACGGAAATTCATTATGCACAACAGGACGGTAAATGTAAAAGTAAAAATTGTATCGCGGCATAGTAGAAAATCTTGAAGCAATCGCTTCGGTTCCATCAGCACCAATCCACAGAAATTCTGCTTTGGGGGAATCAAGCGAATTGACACCACGATAAAACATTATCAGTTCGATGCCAAACTCTTTATAGATTTGTGGTAATTGTGAAATTTGTCCCCACGAAAAAGGTGAGTAACCAATTTTTGAAACTCTTCCATATTTTTTACTAAGCTTGTGACCAATCAACAAATTTCTGATTAGATTTTCTCCACCAACCTGAAATTGTTCGGGTAGCACATACCACGGACCAATGAATAATCTTTTTTCCTGAACTAATTTTCTGATCAGATTTTCTTTGTGTGGTTTTATTTCAAGATAATCTTTCACAACAATTGATTGGCTATCAAGATGAAAAGCTCTGTAATCAGGATTTGATTCGAGAATTTCCAGAACTTTATCAATCATATCAACAAGCATTTGTCTGTTGCGCTGAAAAGGATAACGCCACTCACGATCCCAGTGAGTATTTGAAATTATGTGAAATGTTTTGTCTTTGTAGTCTTTCATAATTCTTAAATATTTATCAAATGTGAATCTTATAATTTTACATTGTCATTCTGAACCAGATTTATCCGGTGAAGAATACTTGATTAAAGACTCCTCACTTCGTTCGGAGTGACAATTGAATTTTAATAAAGTTAAAGAAACAAATTATGCTTCAAAATAACTTCTGGAATTCCACCTTTACAAATGTAAGAAGCCGCTTTAAAATTATGTCCGCTTGTTTGTGTAAACGGAACAGCAGCACATAAACCAATTCCCGCTGCACGAATTGCAATTGTTCCGCTTTCGCTATCTTCAAATCCGATTACTTTGTCGAAATCATTTTTTGGAATATTTAATTTGTATAAAGCAATGCTGTACAAATCTCTGTGAGGTTTCAGTCTTATTTCACTTGAGTCACTGGCAGTTACAACTGCATCGTAGTAAAAATTATAATCAGAAAATTTTTCAATCAGATTTCTCTTAAAATCTGAATCCGGCAAAAGATGATTTAATTCGCTGTAAATAACTTTGAACACTTCTCTTAAAACTATATCGGCTTCATAAAAAATTGACGAAGTAACAATTGCTGTCTTCATCGGTAACTTCTGAAAATGATTGCAAAGCGAATAAAAATATTTTCGTGCACTCTCAATTTTTTTATTGCTTAATGTTTTGCCGGTTTTATTCTCATATGATTTAATAAGATAATCAAAAAAGAGTTCCTGATATTCAGTAATCATTCCCTTAATCATCGGAAGGAAGACTGCTATCCCGGGCATTGCCTCTATCAGATGTTTATTTGCATCGCTGAATAATTCTTCTGCAATAAAGCGGCTTTCACCCAAACGAATTCTTTCCAGTATTTCGTGATAACGCTGATAGTAAACATCAATTCCTAGTCGAACATAATCACTGAAGCCAAAAGTGTTAAAATAATTTTTGTATTTGTTAAAAAGATATTCTGAAATTTGCTCTTTGTCTTCATCAACAAGTGCATTGATATTTTTAAACTTCCTAATAAAAGGATCATCAATTAAATTGTGGCAACCAAAAGATTTTAAATTCAAAAGCACCTCATCTTTTCGCTGCTGATCTTTTCCGAAAAATATTGTCCAAACAGCTGCGAACAGGAAAGATTTTATTATCTCATTTTTCTTGAATGATTTTGAATAAGTTGAAATGAGATACTCAACATGCTTTGTTGTGCTGTTTCCAATGATGTGAGGATAATCCTTTTCTGTAAGTCCCTGCCAGATAGTTTTATCCATTCTTCCGGAAAATTTGCGAATCATAAACTCGAGTGAATGAATGCAAAGAACTTCTGTTGTTGTAGTAGTTCCATCCATATCCATCACTGCAGCAACAAGCTTATTTGTTTTGCGGATTTTCTCTGCAAGCGGATAAAGTTCATATTCAGGATGAATGTATCCGGGATTTTTTATAACGGCAAACTCATCACCAAGTTTTGAGATAAGTTGTTTTGCTTCTTTTTTATTTACGAATTTCTTTTTCATCATAATATCATAAGTCATCCTGAACTTGTTTCAGGATCTAATTTTTCTTTGAGATTCCGAAACAAGTTCGGAATGACAGAATCATTTATTCAAAATATTTTTTCCAAATTCCAAAAATTGTTTTACTTCATCAATGCTCTGTCCTTCTGCGTAAATTCTGACAATCGGTTCTGTTTCGGATGACCTAATCAACAGCCATCTGTTATTTCCTTCAAGGAAAAACTTTAATCCATTTATTACATTTCTGCTACTGTAAAATGGTTTAACAAACACTACTCTGAATTCAGAAATTTTGTCCAAATATTTTTTATAAAGTTTCGGAAGCAAATCATTTCTGTCAGGTTTATCATAACTCAAATCAATTCTGTCGTAAAAGATTTCTCCGAAAGTTTTTCTTTTATGATGAACATATTCACTAAGTTTATTGAAACCGGAATGAGCAAGCATTTCAATCATAAATAATGATGAAAGAATTCCATCTCTTTCGGGAATATGAACGCCATAACCAAATCCGCCGCTTTCCTCACAACCAAAAGCAATATTCTGTTTAATCATAACTTCTGTGATGTATTTAAATCCAACCTGAACATCAATAACTTTTCTCTGATTTGTCTCGAAAAATGTTTTAAGCTTATCAGTAACACTTGAAGTTTTGACAATGTTTCCGCTATACTTTTTTATGTTCACACAAAAATCTGCCAGCAATAAAATTGTTTCCTGAGCACTCAACCAGCTGCCATTATCAAGCATTACACCGCAACGGTCTGCATCACCATCTGTAGCAACTCCAATTGAATAATTACCTTGTTTTAGTTCTTCTGAAAGCGGTTTGAGATTTTTTTCAATTGGTTCGGCTAATCTTCCAAAGAATTTTTCATCGGGCAACTGATAAATAGTTTTTGCCGGAATATTATGTGCAAGTAAAATTCGCTCGAGATAATCTGCTCCGGCACCACCCATCGAATCAATTAAAACATTTAGTCGCGCAGTTCTTATAAGTTCAAAATCAATTAACTTTTCTAAATGATTAAAATAATCTATCAGAAAATTTTCCTGTGTGATTAGATCATTTCTTCGTATTAAATTTTTGTTAAGAAGTTTTTCAACTTTAGCAGTTTCCTCAGTAAGAAATGGTCCTCCGTAACTTGCTTTGAACTTTACTCCGTTATACTCCGGCGGATTGTGTGAAGCAGTGATCATCACGCCGGCAGAAAGAGATTTATTCTTTACAGTAAAGGAAAAAACCGGAGTTGGAATTACTCTATCAGATAAAAAAACTTTTACTTTATTGCCGGAAAGAACTTCAGCAAAGATTTTTGCAAAGAGTTGTGAATTTTTTCTTCCATCAAATCCGATTGCAACTGAATTTTCATTATTAATTTCATTCAGATAGTCTGCAAATGCCTGAGCAACAATAGAAATTGATTGTTCATTTACTTCTTTATCGAGTAAACCACGCCAGCCATCAGTTCCAAAAAAGATATTCATAAATTTTTCTTCGATATATTTTCTTCAACAAGTTTCTGAACTTCTCTGAAATTTATTTCACGAATTTTCTTTTTCTGTTTTATGGCAAGATATGCCAATGCACCACAAGCTTCACCAGTTGCAGCAGATGTTGGCTGAATTCTTAATGCACTGTGACCTTCGCGGGTAGAAGAAATACAGCGACCTGCAACGAGAAGATTTTCAGCGTCTTTCACAATTAAAGCCCGAAGAGGAATTTCGTAGTAATCACCTTCAGGGAGATGTTCCATTCTGCTGTCTTCATCCTTTT contains:
- a CDS encoding alpha-mannosidase — translated: MKDYKDKTFHIISNTHWDREWRYPFQRNRQMLVDMIDKVLEILESNPDYRAFHLDSQSIVVKDYLEIKPHKENLIRKLVQEKRLFIGPWYVLPEQFQVGGENLIRNLLIGHKLSKKYGRVSKIGYSPFSWGQISQLPQIYKEFGIELIMFYRGVNSLDSPKAEFLWIGADGTEAIASRFSTMPRYNFYFYIYRPVVHNEFPFDIEYKWSKGGVPFHFADKLLVDEDYFIVEPVDGYYPENIEKQVKAIIQDQVNDFTTPHIIWMEGHDSSGPNEKTVRIIKDIKKIFPELNVVHSTLEDYAKALFESVDVNSLKKVYGERRSAQFDRRSGNLYGYTTSARMYLKQKNFEAERWIQFYAEPFNVFSALVGRDIKDNYAELAWDLIVQNSAHDSIGGCSLDEVHEDMMCRYKQAIEISKGVFERAIKFISKNINLKVLESGSSSSSGANSIFLIAFNPTQFVRNEVAECFIDIPKEFDTGDLVVEDSQGNKIPFQIISVKPVQPVLEQMIDRPMYFDMIRYHCLLQLNEIPSFGYKAFSVKTIEKSNVIIQKSKNTKSKKNIIENEYLKVKINANGTFNILNKTTGIEYKNLGYFYDEGEAGHAWVNIPTKPFITTLKSRPQIKFIESSELLSKVMINHKLNIPANLSERKKKNPKTKVLHIELTLNLKSNSKILELNIEVDNQSESHRLRIMFPTGLNADYHFAEGQFDLVKRDVKRIDSKDWIEQPMYDFPLHHFMDVSDHKNGLAIIVDGLKEYEVKADKQRTIAITLFRGFEYIIQPSSKQDYTFQKGSQCLGKSNYRLAVYPHKGDWQIGEVYKEALNFNNPLSLVQTGKSNGTLPVENSFIRIYPEDLIFSSLKKSEDEDGFVLRIYNPTEKNIEGRIELMKEIKKVEQVTLEEAFINRISLIDKNSFKVSLGAKKIGTYKLKFT
- a CDS encoding HAD family phosphatase produces the protein MKKKFVNKKEAKQLISKLGDEFAVIKNPGYIHPEYELYPLAEKIRKTNKLVAAVMDMDGTTTTTEVLCIHSLEFMIRKFSGRMDKTIWQGLTEKDYPHIIGNSTTKHVEYLISTYSKSFKKNEIIKSFLFAAVWTIFFGKDQQRKDEVLLNLKSFGCHNLIDDPFIRKFKNINALVDEDKEQISEYLFNKYKNYFNTFGFSDYVRLGIDVYYQRYHEILERIRLGESRFIAEELFSDANKHLIEAMPGIAVFLPMIKGMITEYQELFFDYLIKSYENKTGKTLSNKKIESARKYFYSLCNHFQKLPMKTAIVTSSIFYEADIVLREVFKVIYSELNHLLPDSDFKRNLIEKFSDYNFYYDAVVTASDSSEIRLKPHRDLYSIALYKLNIPKNDFDKVIGFEDSESGTIAIRAAGIGLCAAVPFTQTSGHNFKAASYICKGGIPEVILKHNLFL
- a CDS encoding phosphoglucomutase → MNIFFGTDGWRGLLDKEVNEQSISIVAQAFADYLNEINNENSVAIGFDGRKNSQLFAKIFAEVLSGNKVKVFLSDRVIPTPVFSFTVKNKSLSAGVMITASHNPPEYNGVKFKASYGGPFLTEETAKVEKLLNKNLIRRNDLITQENFLIDYFNHLEKLIDFELIRTARLNVLIDSMGGAGADYLERILLAHNIPAKTIYQLPDEKFFGRLAEPIEKNLKPLSEELKQGNYSIGVATDGDADRCGVMLDNGSWLSAQETILLLADFCVNIKKYSGNIVKTSSVTDKLKTFFETNQRKVIDVQVGFKYITEVMIKQNIAFGCEESGGFGYGVHIPERDGILSSLFMIEMLAHSGFNKLSEYVHHKRKTFGEIFYDRIDLSYDKPDRNDLLPKLYKKYLDKISEFRVVFVKPFYSSRNVINGLKFFLEGNNRWLLIRSSETEPIVRIYAEGQSIDEVKQFLEFGKNILNK